ATTTGATTCAACTAATATTAACAAACTGCCTGCAAACTCGTGCAATCTGCACTCTTCAGGTTTCTCACCGAGATTCTATGGCCTACCCTGCTACGTCGACAGCTACGACTGGTGATTTGGCCACTACCGTAATGTCCCTCTCATTGCCGGCAAAAAGACTTTCGCCAGGGAAAAGACTACCGAAATCaggagaaaaaacaagtgagtTATTCCTCATTTCCTGGCAGATGATTGCAAAAAATGGGCAGTGTCTGGTAGGTACCACCCACTTAAGTTTTTCATTGCTTCATGCTTCTACATTTGAATCAGATCGCGTTCGAGTTCGAAAACCTTGGCCTGGTAGTCCCCGAATGAAGGAGTCACCTAATCAGAGCCCCAAACAGCAGGGACCATCCACCGTGGACTTCGCGCCTTCCTCACCGAGTTACCAGCTCTTCCCTAAAGTTAAAAGCCCACCAAGCGCTCGCCGCATCCCCAGGAAGAAATCGTTGAGAAAAGCCAAAGTAAGCattttgccttttgtttttttttttctttgtgagCCCCAGGCTCTTTCTTGTTAACTGGTTGGAACTTGAAAGGgcgcttttttctttcaggtcCAGCCGCTCGTGAAGAAGGATGGGATGATTGAGGTCGAACTGAATGCTACATTTCATGCTACTTCGCCCTCTTCTCCACCCAAGCAGCTGCTTAAGCGAAAACGTCGCAAGTCCAGGACTCAGAGTGTCAGTGAAAGTTCTAAGGAAAAACGGAAGTTTAAGGGATCGCCCGTAGCCGTTGCAGCGGTTGCCGCCGCTGTAGTAGCTGCATCAGATAATAATTCAACTGAGGTAGACTACCCTCAACCCTCAACATCGGCGTCGACCCGCATTCAGACCAAATCGGTgatggtgaaaaaaaaaaagctcctgaagaaaagaaatgccacAAGCGTccttcagaagaaaaaacgaattAATTTGATTATTGAGTGATTATTGCTAAGTGACtgttcttgttttgtttttttgtttcatttttttattttcttttctttcaatttaaaaaaactgttatTTAGGACATTTGAGTAACGAATCTGGTTTTCGTACGTAATGTGGGTTCGTGTATTGCTCCGGTCGTGCCGAAACACGCTCAATAACTATTGATGATTTTTGCTATCCTCTCCCAAAAAGTATGGTTGTTCGTCTACGAACGAAAATATTGGCTTAAAAATTGATTAGTTCGATAGATGAAATTACTAAAACGAAGTTGTTTTGTATTACGTCCTGTCACACTGAAAATCTGGAAATCCCAGCCTCGCTATTCATATACAAAGGAATATGAAGAAACTATGAATATTTATTTAAGATCCCTTTTAACGTAAATTTAAACGAACAAACCCCTGTATAAATCATGTTTTCTGTTGAATAACTGCgcgaaagaaaaatacaacacaGGCTGCGCTTTTCTCTGTCACAACTGAACGctgtgtttcttttcttttgttttaatgtttcGTTTTATGTTTTAACAAGACATACAGTAATGCATTGCGTCCTGAAGATCAGTTGAGATGGTGTTACAGTGTGTGTCTCATGTGTGTCAGCACTATGTTATCAACGTTCTGAATATTTCCTTTAAATCTATTAGAGCAAGAATTTTGGACTTAGTAAGGCTACCGTGGCAAACGACACCATGGTGGCGAAAACCATTTGAAGATCAGCTCCAGAGTTGCATCCGTCGTGATCACAAGAGCAGACATATTGGCGACCACCCAAGCCGGCCTTCTGGTAGCAAGTGTTGGTCACAGGATCATCTTGGCCGCATTCACGAATTACCCTAATGTTTGAATCGACTGCAAATTTGCAAATAGTTTTATCAGTCGGGACAATCGTCAGCTTCGCTTCTACattatgaaatgaaaaacgatCTACCTCCTGTATGATTCGGAGCATCTTGGTCGATTTTTCTGCAAATAGTGTTTTTAGCTCCTCCAGGCAATTCACTGCAATCTTTCAAGAAATTAGGATTAAGTGACTGCGTGGGGGAGCATCCTGTTTTATCTATCGCGGAATTGCAGACGTAGCATTTAATAGCATCACCTGTTgaacaaaatcaaacaaatttaATCATTACTCTATTTGGTAGGTATTCATggggaaataataaaaaaaaacgtcgaaaCTTGCCAGTCGAGATGAAGAACGCGAAACAGACGATGAAGCACAAGAAAAGACGATTCATTTCGGATCGGGGCGAATGGCAAGGAGACTTGATAGTGCAATATTAAGCCTAGGAATAAGATAAAGGGAGGCTTATTGCACCCAACTGTCGATTGCAAGGGCTGGCCAACGTCTGCGAAGAACCCCTCCGTGTccgttttattttcttgaacGTTTTTCTCCCAATCAAATCTTGTTTCGGCTAGTTCATTCCGACACTACAGACATGCTGTGAAAAGTTAATCCTGTTGCTTGAAAGTCGATTTCGGATTTTCACCGGATGCAGCGTCCTGAGTGTCGTTGATCATACAAAAATGACTTGTAGAGTGCTACACGATCGGAGACATGCCACGGTGTAGTTTAAGGGAAAATAGCGGTTGTTCACCGAATTCCCATTCCTGGCATGCAAACTGTCTGTGATGGATGGATCATCCAAGGCTGAAAAGGGGGTTTATCGGTGCTATCCATCGCTTCTATAGCAAcctaaaacataaaaacaattagtaaaaaacgaaagtaCTTTTTCTAAGTAAGTAAAGGTTATTGCTGCCTGTCAGATATGGCGAACGTAAAATATCCATTTGGATGCT
This genomic interval from Daphnia magna isolate NIES linkage group LG8, ASM2063170v1.1, whole genome shotgun sequence contains the following:
- the LOC116929118 gene encoding uncharacterized protein LOC116929118; amino-acid sequence: MNRLFLCFIVCFAFFISTGDAIKCYVCNSAIDKTGCSPTQSLNPNFLKDCSELPGGAKNTICRKIDQDAPNHTGVDSNIRVIRECGQDDPVTNTCYQKAGLGGRQYVCSCDHDGCNSGADLQMVFATMVSFATVALLSPKFLL